One segment of Saprospiraceae bacterium DNA contains the following:
- a CDS encoding LON peptidase substrate-binding domain-containing protein, producing MSYLPLFPLNLVAFPGEKLNLHIFEPRYRQLINECIEQNSTFGVPTFLNNSLPGYGTEMQVTELVTRYEDGRMDVRTKGVRVFRLLDFENPAPGKLYAHGDAFFYPEPVSSSLALPQLVDLVEKLYAIFKTTPPFDTSSSQLFSYQIGHGVGLPLEGEYELLTLENEMERQEFLRDHLREVLPVVENMERTKERIQMNGDFRQFGSPLP from the coding sequence ATGTCTTACCTGCCACTTTTCCCGCTCAATCTGGTCGCCTTCCCCGGCGAAAAACTCAATCTGCATATTTTCGAGCCGCGCTATCGTCAGCTTATCAATGAGTGTATCGAGCAGAACTCCACGTTTGGCGTGCCTACTTTTCTGAACAACTCGTTGCCGGGCTATGGGACGGAAATGCAAGTGACGGAATTGGTGACGCGCTACGAGGATGGCCGCATGGATGTTCGCACAAAAGGCGTGCGCGTGTTTCGCCTGCTTGATTTTGAAAATCCCGCTCCGGGCAAGTTGTATGCGCACGGCGATGCTTTTTTTTATCCCGAACCTGTTTCCTCTTCGCTCGCGCTGCCTCAATTGGTGGATTTGGTGGAGAAACTTTATGCTATTTTCAAAACAACGCCGCCTTTTGATACCTCGTCCTCACAGCTTTTTTCCTATCAAATCGGGCATGGTGTGGGGTTGCCGCTTGAGGGCGAATACGAGTTGCTGACGTTGGAGAACGAGATGGAGCGCCAAGAGTTTTTGCGCGACCATCTTCGGGAGGTGCTGCCAGTGGTGGAAAACATGGAGCGCACGAAAGAACGCATTCAGATGAACGGGGATTTCAGACAATTTGGGTCGCCTCTGCCTTGA
- a CDS encoding TolC family protein encodes MKKHLLLPCLLLSLFLRGQDAPAPILTPGEAVRIALENNYDIRLSRADAEIAKLNNIKANAGMLPTVNFVANENFTLSAFQQRLANGNEFDALGAPFNVANAGVQLNWTLFDGRRMHIAKKRLEELESLGQLNLQNQVQQTTAIVLQTYYNIVRSRLNERAFAEVITLNEERLRIAEARLAAGFAAQTDALQARIDLNQRRADLLNQEAATSAAKRELNRLLVRPPETPFDVDENLANTYTPDRDALLEKIMRQNPGLLSMKKNAEVAALIVDENRTLNKPRITGISQLSAQRSDNGAGFLLNNTQAGLTVGAGLVVPLYTGGDLKRQVEVARVQAEQANYVLEAQRLLVEAELDNQLIFFKTNQQVLALEEDNVKNARESLNVSTERFRLGQTNALEVQTAQNTLEQALARRNLVLYGLKDTEIRLRLLAGEL; translated from the coding sequence ATGAAAAAACACCTTTTGCTCCCCTGTCTCCTCCTGTCCTTGTTTTTGCGTGGTCAGGATGCTCCCGCCCCCATCCTAACACCCGGCGAAGCCGTGCGCATCGCCTTGGAAAACAACTACGACATCCGCCTCAGCCGCGCCGATGCCGAAATCGCAAAACTCAACAACATCAAGGCCAACGCCGGAATGTTGCCCACCGTGAATTTCGTCGCCAACGAAAACTTCACCCTGAGCGCCTTCCAGCAAAGACTCGCCAACGGCAACGAGTTCGACGCCTTGGGCGCACCTTTCAACGTGGCTAACGCAGGCGTGCAACTCAACTGGACACTCTTCGATGGCCGACGTATGCACATCGCCAAAAAGCGCCTCGAAGAACTCGAATCGCTCGGCCAACTGAACCTCCAAAACCAAGTGCAGCAGACGACAGCCATCGTGTTGCAGACCTACTACAACATCGTGCGCAGTCGCCTCAACGAACGCGCCTTTGCCGAAGTCATCACGCTCAACGAAGAGCGGCTGCGTATCGCCGAGGCCCGGCTCGCCGCAGGCTTTGCCGCCCAAACCGACGCCCTCCAAGCCCGCATTGACCTCAACCAGCGCCGCGCCGACTTGCTCAATCAGGAAGCCGCCACCAGCGCCGCCAAACGCGAGCTCAACCGCCTGCTCGTGCGCCCGCCCGAAACCCCCTTCGACGTGGATGAAAACCTCGCCAACACCTACACCCCCGACCGCGACGCGCTTTTGGAGAAAATAATGCGGCAAAACCCCGGCCTGCTTTCCATGAAAAAGAACGCGGAAGTAGCAGCCCTCATCGTGGACGAAAACCGCACCCTCAACAAGCCCCGCATCACCGGCATCAGCCAACTCAGCGCCCAGCGTTCCGACAATGGCGCGGGCTTCTTGCTCAACAACACCCAAGCAGGCCTCACCGTGGGCGCCGGCCTCGTCGTCCCACTCTACACGGGTGGCGACCTCAAACGCCAAGTGGAGGTAGCAAGGGTACAAGCCGAACAAGCCAACTATGTATTGGAAGCCCAACGCCTCTTGGTGGAGGCAGAGCTGGACAACCAACTCATTTTTTTTAAGACCAACCAACAAGTGCTCGCCTTGGAGGAAGACAACGTGAAAAACGCACGGGAAAGCCTCAACGTAAGCACGGAGCGTTTCCGCCTCGGCCAGACGAACGCCCTCGAAGTGCAAACCGCCCAAAACACCCTCGAACAGGCTTTGGCGCGGCGCAACCTCGTGCTGTATGGGCTGAAAGACACGGAAATACGGCTACGGCTCTTGGCTGGGGAATTGTAA
- a CDS encoding peptidylprolyl isomerase: MQKLIFPTLLAAILFTSCAVKPVADFTYPTGKLIAPVEVAFLNHSVKADSYAWDFGDGATSTAAAPVHRYTHSGNYEVTLKATKGSKTVIKKQMVQITAPERCLVEIETEFGTMTAELYNSTPKHRDNFIKLAEEGYYNDLLFHRVINGFMIQGGDPDSRNAPAGKALGMGGPNYQIPAEFVDSLVHIKGALAAARTNNPEKKSSGSQFYIVQGGGPAKEETLNQIEASKGFHYTPEQRKAYVEVGGTPFLDRDYTVFGRVIKGLDVIDKIAAVQTAPGDRPVKDVKMKMRVIK, encoded by the coding sequence ATGCAAAAACTCATTTTCCCCACACTACTCGCAGCCATCCTATTCACATCCTGCGCCGTAAAACCCGTGGCAGACTTTACTTACCCCACCGGCAAGCTCATCGCCCCGGTGGAAGTAGCTTTCCTCAACCACTCGGTGAAAGCCGATAGCTATGCTTGGGATTTCGGCGATGGCGCCACCTCCACGGCAGCCGCTCCCGTCCACCGCTACACGCACAGCGGCAACTACGAAGTCACACTCAAAGCCACAAAAGGCTCTAAAACAGTTATTAAGAAACAAATGGTACAAATTACCGCACCCGAGCGCTGCCTCGTGGAAATCGAAACCGAGTTTGGCACCATGACCGCCGAACTCTACAACTCCACCCCCAAACACCGCGACAACTTTATCAAACTGGCCGAGGAAGGCTACTACAACGACCTGCTTTTCCACCGCGTCATCAATGGCTTCATGATCCAGGGCGGCGACCCCGATTCGCGCAATGCCCCGGCTGGCAAGGCGCTTGGCATGGGTGGCCCCAATTACCAAATCCCCGCCGAGTTCGTGGATTCGCTAGTGCACATCAAAGGCGCGCTTGCTGCTGCCCGCACCAACAACCCGGAGAAAAAATCATCCGGTTCGCAGTTTTACATCGTGCAAGGCGGCGGGCCAGCCAAGGAAGAGACGCTCAACCAAATCGAGGCATCCAAAGGGTTTCACTACACACCCGAACAGCGCAAAGCCTACGTCGAAGTCGGCGGCACCCCTTTCCTCGACCGCGACTACACGGTGTTCGGCAGAGTCATCAAAGGCTTGGATGTCATTGACAAAATCGCCGCTGTGCAAACTGCTCCCGGCGACCGCCCGGTGAAAGACGTGAAGATGAAAATGCGCGTCATCAAATAA
- a CDS encoding MoxR family ATPase has protein sequence MSENEEKNSEPTETETNSPPGETEGHGHSLDVAPVMRRAELVKAQIAQVIVGQEALLDQLLVALFTGGHVLLEGVPGIAKTLTAKLLARTIHTGFSRIQFTPDLMPADVIGTPVFSMKTSEFNFKSGPIFSNVVLIDEINRAPAKTQAALFEVMEERQVTVDGTTYPMEAPFFVVATQNPIEQEGTYKLPEAQLDRFLFKIILDYPSLEEEQAILRRFKNDFSGVLRETVGAVITPKEIADSQRIIEQVYIREELLDYIAAIVHNTRNNADLFLGASPRASLALMKTAKAVAAMAGRHFVTPDDIRYVAYPALNHRVILTPEREMEGYTTREVLDEIVKKIEVPR, from the coding sequence ATGTCTGAAAACGAAGAAAAAAACTCAGAGCCTACCGAAACGGAAACCAACAGCCCCCCGGGCGAGACGGAGGGGCACGGTCATTCACTTGACGTGGCCCCCGTGATGCGGCGCGCAGAACTCGTGAAGGCGCAAATCGCCCAGGTCATCGTGGGGCAGGAAGCATTGCTCGACCAATTGCTTGTGGCCCTGTTCACGGGTGGCCACGTCTTGCTGGAAGGAGTGCCCGGCATCGCCAAGACACTGACAGCCAAACTTTTGGCCCGCACTATCCACACCGGATTTAGCCGCATCCAGTTCACACCCGACCTGATGCCCGCCGACGTGATTGGCACCCCAGTTTTCAGCATGAAAACGTCGGAATTCAACTTCAAATCCGGGCCTATTTTTTCCAATGTGGTGCTGATAGACGAAATAAACCGCGCCCCCGCGAAAACGCAGGCTGCCTTGTTTGAGGTGATGGAAGAAAGGCAAGTGACGGTGGATGGCACGACTTATCCGATGGAAGCGCCCTTTTTCGTGGTCGCCACCCAAAACCCCATCGAGCAGGAAGGCACTTACAAATTGCCGGAGGCGCAACTCGACCGTTTTTTGTTCAAAATCATACTTGACTACCCCAGCCTTGAGGAAGAGCAGGCCATCCTACGGCGCTTCAAAAACGACTTTTCTGGGGTGCTGCGCGAGACGGTGGGGGCCGTCATCACCCCCAAGGAAATTGCCGACTCGCAGCGCATCATCGAGCAGGTGTATATTCGGGAAGAATTGTTGGACTACATCGCGGCCATCGTCCATAACACGCGCAACAACGCCGACCTTTTCCTCGGCGCCAGCCCTCGCGCATCGCTCGCCCTGATGAAAACGGCCAAAGCCGTCGCCGCCATGGCAGGGCGCCATTTCGTGACTCCCGACGACATTCGATACGTCGCCTATCCGGCGCTCAATCACCGCGTCATACTCACGCCAGAACGAGAAATGGAAGGCTACACCACCCGCGAGGTGCTGGACGAAATCGTGAAAAAAATCGAGGTGCCGCGATAG
- the lpxD gene encoding UDP-3-O-(3-hydroxymyristoyl)glucosamine N-acyltransferase, which produces MKVTAAQLAQLLEGSLEGDPNVTVSRPARIEQAGEGDIAFLDNAKYESFAYTTQASILLVHKSFLPAQKVKPTLIRVDDVRSSLALLLHKFDVDAQPNGASVSEQASVHKSAKIGIGTSVGAFAVIEEGAVIGNNCIIYPQVFIGRNARIGDGCRLFPGVRVHFDCVIGEQCTLHANAVVGADGFGFALQEDGSWKKVPHVGNVVLEKDVEIGACTCIDRAAIGSTVIHQGAKLDNLIHIAHNAEIGYHTALAAQVGVAGSTRIGDHCQVGGQVGFAGHLTIANGTRIQAQSGLGSSVEKPNTALFGSPAIGYKDFIRSHVVFKHLPALQRKVLELEKKVKDLEGK; this is translated from the coding sequence ATGAAGGTTACTGCCGCCCAACTCGCTCAACTCCTCGAAGGCTCGCTCGAAGGCGACCCGAATGTCACTGTCAGCCGTCCTGCTCGCATCGAACAAGCAGGCGAAGGCGATATTGCTTTTTTGGACAACGCCAAATACGAATCATTTGCCTACACTACCCAAGCATCTATCCTGCTGGTGCACAAATCCTTTCTGCCAGCACAGAAAGTGAAGCCAACCCTGATTCGGGTGGACGACGTGCGCAGCAGCCTTGCCCTGCTGTTGCACAAGTTCGACGTGGATGCCCAACCCAACGGAGCTTCCGTTTCGGAACAAGCCTCTGTGCACAAGAGCGCCAAAATAGGCATTGGCACGAGCGTGGGAGCCTTCGCGGTCATTGAAGAAGGGGCGGTGATTGGCAACAACTGCATCATCTATCCGCAAGTTTTTATTGGGCGCAATGCCCGCATCGGCGATGGCTGTCGTTTGTTCCCCGGCGTGCGCGTACACTTCGATTGCGTGATTGGCGAGCAATGCACCCTTCACGCCAATGCAGTCGTGGGTGCCGATGGTTTCGGGTTTGCGCTGCAAGAGGATGGGTCTTGGAAAAAGGTGCCTCACGTGGGCAATGTGGTACTCGAAAAAGATGTGGAAATCGGTGCCTGCACTTGCATTGACCGCGCCGCCATCGGGAGCACGGTCATCCATCAAGGTGCCAAACTCGACAACCTCATACACATCGCGCACAACGCCGAAATCGGGTACCACACCGCGCTGGCCGCTCAGGTGGGCGTGGCGGGCAGCACGCGCATCGGCGACCATTGTCAAGTCGGCGGCCAAGTGGGCTTTGCGGGGCACCTCACCATTGCCAACGGCACCCGCATTCAAGCCCAGAGCGGTCTCGGCTCCTCGGTCGAAAAGCCCAATACTGCCTTGTTTGGCAGCCCGGCCATTGGCTACAAAGACTTTATCCGCTCGCACGTCGTGTTCAAACACCTGCCGGCGCTCCAGCGCAAAGTGCTTGAGTTGGAGAAAAAGGTGAAAGACCTCGAAGGAAAATGA
- a CDS encoding aminotransferase class I/II-fold pyridoxal phosphate-dependent enzyme, with product MLSNAPIPTVINQNLFGLSTSATVTINEKSKLLERQGKKVFKLGFGQSPFPVPDLVVNALKEHAHEKDYLAVRGLPALREAISNFVNHRKGTRSTPDEVLIGPGSKELMFLLQLSYYGEIVIPAPSWVSYAPQAQIIGRSVTRVGTRISNGLLLMPDELEAICAADPERPRLVILNYPANPTGTTYDRQTLMTMAEVARHYKVIVLSDEIYSELDHKGAHTSIAQFYPEGTIISGGLSKWCGAGGWRLGFFVFPNGLKRLMQAMTICASETFTSTSAPIQYAAVSAFLETPEIEEYLGLVRRSLAAVGSYMRVRLQQAKVEIPHPQGGFYLFPDFGHYRDALHRRGIATDRDFCRLLLDEAGVALLPGSDFGCRESTFSTRLSYVDFDGREVLEACRALPAGREPDDDFVEAHCPKIAEATTVLCQWLAGL from the coding sequence ATGCTGTCAAACGCTCCCATACCCACCGTTATCAATCAAAATTTATTTGGGTTAAGCACTTCCGCCACCGTCACCATCAATGAAAAATCGAAGCTGCTCGAACGGCAGGGGAAAAAAGTGTTCAAGCTCGGCTTTGGGCAGTCACCTTTCCCTGTGCCGGATTTGGTCGTGAACGCCTTGAAAGAACACGCCCACGAAAAAGATTACCTCGCCGTGAGGGGGCTTCCCGCGCTGCGAGAAGCCATTTCCAATTTTGTCAACCACCGAAAAGGCACCCGCTCCACGCCCGATGAGGTGCTAATAGGCCCCGGGTCGAAGGAGCTCATGTTCTTGCTCCAGCTGTCGTACTACGGCGAAATCGTCATCCCGGCACCCAGCTGGGTTTCTTATGCGCCACAGGCGCAAATCATCGGGCGCAGCGTGACGCGCGTAGGCACGCGCATTTCCAACGGGCTGTTGCTCATGCCCGATGAGTTGGAGGCGATTTGTGCCGCCGACCCCGAACGCCCTCGGCTCGTCATTCTGAACTATCCGGCCAACCCCACTGGCACCACCTATGACCGGCAGACCCTGATGACGATGGCAGAAGTAGCGCGGCACTACAAGGTCATTGTGCTATCCGATGAAATTTACAGCGAACTCGACCACAAAGGAGCGCACACCTCTATCGCACAGTTTTATCCCGAAGGCACCATTATTAGTGGTGGCCTCAGCAAATGGTGTGGCGCAGGTGGCTGGCGTTTAGGCTTTTTTGTGTTTCCCAATGGGCTGAAACGCCTCATGCAGGCCATGACCATTTGCGCCAGCGAAACCTTTACCTCCACCAGTGCACCCATCCAATACGCTGCCGTGAGCGCCTTTCTCGAAACACCCGAAATAGAGGAATATCTCGGCTTGGTGCGTCGCTCATTGGCGGCAGTAGGCAGCTACATGCGCGTCCGCCTCCAGCAGGCCAAGGTTGAGATACCACACCCCCAAGGCGGCTTTTACCTCTTCCCCGATTTTGGACATTACCGCGACGCGCTGCATCGGCGCGGCATTGCCACAGACCGAGATTTTTGCCGGCTACTGCTCGACGAGGCTGGCGTGGCCCTGCTGCCCGGTTCCGATTTTGGCTGTCGGGAATCCACCTTTAGTACACGCTTGTCCTATGTTGATTTCGATGGTCGGGAGGTGTTGGAGGCCTGCCGGGCATTGCCGGCCGGACGGGAGCCGGACGACGATTTTGTGGAAGCCCACTGCCCCAAAATCGCGGAGGCGACCACCGTGCTGTGCCAGTGGCTTGCGGGATTGTAA
- a CDS encoding MFS transporter codes for MANTKPHLSFWQIVNMNFGFFGIQYSFGLQQSNMSPIYKYLGADEASLPYLWLAGPMTGLIVQPIIGAMSDKTTSKLGRRTPYFLIGAVFCSISLFFMPFSSTLWMAAGLLWILDAANNVTMEPYRAFVSDKLDEKQHSTGFLTQSAFTGLGQTLSYLTPSILVFIGMNKDAVNAKNIPYITVAAFIIGAFFSIFSILWTVKTTKENPLSEEEMERIRQAPLGLKNTFKEIWEAIKDMPLTMKQLALVKLFQWYAMFCYWQYIVLSLSTTFFGTTEETSAGFREAGLMNGQIGGFYNFIAFVGAFALMPFTKRFGPKISHSICLTLAGIGMMCIPEISNKPMLFIPMLGIGLAWASMMGNPYIMLAGCIPPERTGVYMGIFNMFIVIPMMIQIFTLPLYYRAWLGGNPENVIRLAGALLLCGAVAVLFVKLAKSDGGQAPAPMGGGH; via the coding sequence ATGGCAAACACAAAACCGCACCTGAGTTTTTGGCAAATCGTCAATATGAACTTTGGTTTCTTCGGGATACAGTACAGCTTCGGGTTGCAGCAGAGCAACATGAGCCCAATTTACAAATACTTGGGTGCCGACGAGGCCAGCCTGCCCTACCTGTGGCTGGCCGGGCCAATGACCGGGTTAATCGTGCAACCGATTATCGGAGCCATGAGCGACAAGACGACGAGTAAATTGGGCCGGCGAACGCCTTATTTCCTCATTGGGGCTGTGTTTTGCAGCATTAGCCTTTTTTTTATGCCTTTCAGCAGCACCTTGTGGATGGCGGCGGGTCTGCTCTGGATACTCGACGCGGCGAACAACGTGACGATGGAGCCGTACCGCGCTTTCGTGAGCGACAAATTGGATGAAAAACAACATTCTACTGGCTTCCTGACGCAGAGCGCCTTCACGGGCTTGGGGCAAACCCTGTCGTATCTCACGCCATCCATTTTGGTGTTCATCGGCATGAACAAGGACGCGGTGAACGCCAAAAACATCCCTTACATCACGGTAGCGGCGTTCATCATTGGCGCGTTCTTTTCCATTTTTTCCATCCTCTGGACGGTGAAGACCACAAAGGAAAACCCACTAAGCGAAGAGGAGATGGAGCGCATTCGCCAAGCGCCGCTCGGGCTGAAAAACACTTTTAAGGAAATATGGGAGGCCATCAAAGATATGCCGCTGACGATGAAGCAACTGGCGTTGGTAAAGTTGTTTCAGTGGTACGCGATGTTTTGTTATTGGCAATATATCGTGTTGTCGCTCTCCACCACTTTTTTTGGCACTACGGAAGAAACATCGGCAGGCTTCCGCGAGGCGGGGCTGATGAACGGGCAGATTGGCGGCTTCTACAATTTCATCGCCTTCGTTGGGGCGTTTGCGCTCATGCCGTTCACCAAGCGATTCGGGCCGAAAATATCGCATAGCATCTGCCTCACGTTGGCGGGTATCGGCATGATGTGCATCCCGGAGATTAGCAACAAGCCCATGTTGTTTATTCCGATGCTCGGCATCGGCTTGGCTTGGGCAAGCATGATGGGCAACCCCTACATCATGCTCGCGGGCTGCATCCCCCCCGAACGCACGGGTGTGTACATGGGCATCTTCAATATGTTCATCGTGATTCCGATGATGATTCAGATTTTCACCTTGCCGCTCTACTATCGGGCTTGGCTCGGCGGCAATCCCGAAAATGTGATTCGGCTGGCGGGGGCGCTGCTGCTCTGCGGCGCGGTAGCGGTGTTGTTTGTGAAACTCGCGAAAAGCGATGGAGGGCAAGCACCCGCACCGATGGGTGGCGGGCATTGA